The region tatcaagttcagaactcatgatcacccttcggacctgctgagacccgccaccactttgattgtttttcctgatctggaatcagtgaaacttgatccagtctgaaactttgagcatcagatctcaacagcagcatcaacagcaaattgctgcagcgtcagtctgaaagaattccagtcgtacctgctttaaaagctcttctgagttctttacttaagtttttgggattgttttactccagtgatgctgttcttgtctttttgaaatgtgaagcccaactggacctgagaagaagataaactgtaaaacatcagctcaaagcactctggaataaatatataatatattcatatctgctgaatatatcgactaacacatgtgcatgtatattttgcttttaggtcccacatgtgaacacgtccccATCGACTCTCATCAATCAAaccttcagtcaaacctgaggagcaagtttatgtgtgtgcaggaaggctgcgatgagaaggcagacgagcaacggctggacgacgtctacacacagctgtacgtcaccaccggtggcgacatacacatcaatgctcagcacgaggtcactcagattgacatggttgggaacccttcagacacagaacaacccattagtcccagtgacctgtttacacctccagctgggaaatataaacccataagaactgttctgaccagcGGAAATGCAAGTGgaattggcaaaacctttctaatccgcaagtttgtgttggactgggcagaacaacgagccaatcaagacgtgcatctcatattgccgttcGCCTTTCGCCACCTGAACCTGTTGAGGGGGACAGCCtatccttggctgaactcactctcataagtgcatccaagagtccagggccattcaaatagaggctcttaacagcatctttacagctctgcagtcatcaggagacgccaattttgacaattgtaaattcaagcttctgtttatcttggatgggctggatgagagccgactagaaatggacaccagaaccaatgaattccaggaggcggatatagatgtgaaggcaccgtgctcggtggaggtcctgctcacaaacctcattaacagaagtcttctcccctccgctcgactctggataaccacgaggcccgcggcagccaatcagatccatccggattttgtggacatgaggacagaggtgcgagggtttaataacgagcagaaggaagagtactttaggaggaagttcaaggacgaggagcaggcgtgcaggatcatctctcacatcaaggcatctcgaagcctccatatcatgtgtcacatcccaatcttctgctgggtcactgcaaaggtttttgaggatgtgttgaagatgcgagaagagctgcccaagactctcacagcgatgtacatctccttcctggttgttcagttctcaccgaaaaacaagagaggagacgggaaaggtccacaatggagtccagagagctgtgagatgattccaattctggcaaagctggcatttgaacaactgcagaaaggcaatgtgatcttctacgagtccgatctaagagactgtggcatcaccgtcaggtcggctgatgcctactcaggagtgttcacgcagatgttcagaaggcagcgaggactgttcaaggaggaggtgttctgctttgtccatctgagtgttcaggagtttctcgctgctcttcatgcacatttgacattcaccaagtttggcaccaacatactgtcagaaaaaccaaccttattacgttatttactCTCTAAACTGCCCaaaaccaaaatcaaacaggctgatttttaccagtgcGCGGTGGAcaaggccttgcaaaatgaaaaaggacacctggacctgttcctgcggttccttttgggtctttctctgccgaccaatcaggctcttctacgaggtctaattaacggtgaaggcagctcagagcccaatcaggaaatcattggctacatcaaggagaagattggagagaatctgtcctcagagagaatcatcaacctgttccactgtctgaacgagctgaacgatagttcactggtccaggaggttcaacagaacctcagatctggaagattgacaacagaaagtctctcccctgctcagtggtcagctcttggcttcatgttactgtcctcaggacaagacctggagatgtttgacctgaagaaatactctgcttcagagtgggttcttctgaggctgctgccagtggtcacagcctgcagaaaagccatgtaagtgttctgcaggtgtctgcaagtgtctgcaggtgttctgcaggtgtctgcatgtgtctgcaggtgtctgcaggtgttctgcaggtgtctgcaggtgttctgcaggtgttctgcaggtgtctgcaggtgttctgcaggtgtctgcaggtgttctgcaggtgtctgcaggtgttctgcaggtgtctgcaggtgtctgcaggtgttctgcaggtgttctgcaggtgttctgcaggtgtctgcaggtgtctgcaggtgttctgcaaatgtctgcaggtgttctgcaggtgtttgcaggtgttctgcaggtgtctgcaggtgttctgcaggtgttctgcaggtgtctgcaggtgtctgcaggtgtctgcaggtgttctgcaggtgtctgcaggtgttctgcaggtgtctgcaggtgttctgcaggtgttctgcaggtgtctgcaagtgtctgcaggtgttctgcaggtgtttgcaggtgttctgcaggtgtctgcaggtgttctgcaggtgttctgcaggtgtctgcaggtgtctgcaggtgtctgcaggtgttctgcaggtgttctgcaggtgttctgcaggtgtctgcaggtgttctgcaggtgtctgcaggtgtctgcaggtgtctgcaggtgttctgcaggtgttctgcaggtgttctgcaggtgtctgcaggtgttctgcaggtgttctgcaggtgttctgcaggtgtctgcaggtgtctgcaggtgttcagcaacacgcatcacatctggcagcgttttaggcagtcgcagtagttactccaagaactgatttcattccgtatcattgcaccttccgtcctcataaaggtcaactaaagaaataagcctgcgtccctgattgtgcaggagagaaccagaaggatttcctgctttcttcttcttttcttttttcaggttgagtgactgcaatctgagggagaggagttgtgaagctctgtcccccgtcctcagcgcctcctcctctagtctgctagagctggacctgagtcacaatgacctgagggattcagggctgaacaagctctctgttggtctgaagagtccaaactgccggctgaagatcctcaggttagtgctccttatcagcatcatcagtttttctaaatggcagcttgaaattggttatcttccaaaaagaggaaatatcttgaccaaaaatgccgaccagccgaccactgttcactcccacagcttttaaaatgacttagtctggttctggttcctgtgcttcgctccccagtcaggtccaggccccgacacacgacccagaactttgcataaatgagctgttaattagtgaggaatgtgtgtgtgtgtgtgtgtgtgtgtgtgtgtgtgtgtgtgtgtgtgtgtggtgtgtttgtgtgtgtgtgtgtgtggtgtgtgtgtgtgtgtgtgtgtgtgtgtgtgtgtgtgtgtgtggatgtgcttgcatgcaggttatcgggctgtctcatcacagcagaaggatgttcttctctggcctcagcgttgaggtccaacccaacccatctaaaagaactggacctgagcttcaaccatcctggagatgttggaaccaagcagctctctgctgttctggaggatccagagttgagcctggaggttctcaggtagatgcaaacaccctccctaaaatgaagacctgatactatttattgatgagcatggagaccttccagacgttcggtggttcaagcagcacattgtgagatctgaaccacctctgagcagagagatgtgatgctttctggaccttcagggtacgagaacccacataagggagaataaaagggtcacgtcagagatacaaaaagatcaggtgatgccagcacaaccatctggctgcagccactgcctgtgagggaatccttagagagaaataggcaaagttctcctccatgacgttggcatatggagagatgtcacaaatccagctctgaggttcacaaaccgaatcaagagcaaaccggttcaggcAGACCCAAAGTCAGGGACGATCAGTGTATgctcaaggttgaggtggcatctgttgaacctctgtcctgccttggatttcatttcctctgtgtcttctcccaatccagactggaccattgtgggaaagagagacttaagagtggtgtgaagaagtgtaagtgatcaacttgatgcgtcagcacgtcacgctctgaaaaaagcagcagttagtggactcagttgtgtttcatgagctggttcctggttcctcctctctccctttagatcactgtgagctcagcgtggacaccaacaccgtccacaggtTAATCAaagtgtccaacaacagggtgatgaggGCAGTGGCCGAAGACCAACcatatccagaccatccagagaggtttcaGGACTGTatccagctgctgtgtagcaacagcctaactggtcgctgttactgggaggtggagtggacaggacGGGTTCACATTTCTGTAGCATACAAAAATATCCAGAGATATGGAAGCAGTCCCCAAAGCCGGTTTGGAGCgaatcagcagtcttggagccttGAGTGTTCTGACAGAGGTtactctgtcctccacgataacaAAAGGGTAGACCTCCCCCCCTTATCATCCACTGGTCCTCGGAGAGTCGccgtctatgtgaactaccccgctggcactgtgaccttctacagaaTCACCACCGACACCCTGGTCCACCTCtataccttcaaaaccacattcactgaaccgctgttccccGGCTTTGGCTTTAGTTCATTGACTGGGTTCTCGCCCGGTtcctcggtgcatttgtgttcgaccGCAGGAGAAGCTCccgtctgaagaaacacgagggttgagctcacggcctgaatatgagttctagacctgctggatgttcatcatgaaggtcccgtctgtccaaccaacctcatctttcctattgctgattccacaggttgtcaggagagagcaacgtgatcctaggaaaactggctgtttttctacacctttgtcctttatttttaattttcctggtgagattaaacttctttttccaaagcgactcagccaagttggcctcatccttcatgatcaccacgagaactcacagatgtaaacagtaacatagatccaagaggagacagagagcttagaacggacaagagacaaaattaacatccaacatcagaaaagcaatgtcaattctcactcagatacattttta is a window of Takifugu flavidus isolate HTHZ2018 chromosome 5, ASM371156v2, whole genome shotgun sequence DNA encoding:
- the LOC130525945 gene encoding NACHT, LRR and PYD domains-containing protein 12-like, which produces HKCIQESRAIQIEALNSIFTALQSSGDANFDNCKFKLLFILDGLDESRLEMDTRTNEFQEADIDVKAPCSVEVLLTNLINRSLLPSARLWITTRPAAANQIHPDFVDMRTEVRGFNNEQKEEYFRRKFKDEEQACRIISHIKASRSLHIMCHIPIFCWVTAKVFEDVLKMREELPKTLTAMYISFLVVQFSPKNKRGDGKGPQWSPESCEMIPILAKLAFEQLQKGNVIFYESDLRDCGITVRSADAYSGVFTQMFRRQRGLFKEEVFCFVHLSVQEFLAALHAHLTFTKFGTNILSEKPTLLRYLLSKLPKTKIKQADFYQCAVDKALQNEKGHLDLFLRFLLGLSLPTNQALLRGLINGEGSSEPNQEIIGYIKEKIGENLSSERIINLFHCLNELNDSSLVQEVQQNLRSGRLTTESLSPAQWSALGFMLLSSGQDLEMFDLKKYSASEWVLLRLLPVVTACRKAMLSDCNLRERSCEALSPVLSASSSSLLELDLSHNDLRDSGLNKLSVGLKSPNCRLKILRLSHCNLRERSCEALSPVLSASSSSLLELDLRDNELRDSGLNKLSVGLKSPNCRLEILRVSGCLITAEGCSSLASALRSNPTHLKELDLSFNHPGDVGTKQLSAVLEDPELSLEVLRLSHCNLREWSCEALSPVLSASSSSLLELDLSHNDLRDSGLNKLSVGLRSPNCRLEILRLSHCNLRERSCEALSPVLSASSSSLLELDLRDNDLRDSGLNKLSVGLRSPNCRLEILRLVLLISIISFSKWQLEMLVIFQKEEISLPKMPTSRPLFTPTAFKMT